The sequence below is a genomic window from Dethiosulfovibrio peptidovorans.
TGGGGACCAATCAGGCCCCCACCTCCCGAGCCTCATATCCACCATCGTCCAGGGCAGTGAGCACAGCAGCCAGAGATTCAGCCTTCACTGTGACAGTCCTGGCCTGAAGGTCCACTGAGAAGTCAGGCACTCCCAAATCCTGAAGTATTCTGGTGATGCGGGCCTCGCAGTGGCTGCACGACATGTCGGGCACGGACAGAGTGTACGTCATCATGCTTTTTTCCTCCTTATAATTATGAAATAATTATAAATGGACTACGAAAACGGTTCCCCGGGATCTACATGGCCCCGGGGGCACTCGTTCTACGAATCGTTTCCTCCAT
It includes:
- a CDS encoding heavy metal transporter, yielding MMTYTLSVPDMSCSHCEARITRILQDLGVPDFSVDLQARTVTVKAESLAAVLTALDDGGYEAREVGA